One window from the genome of Flavobacterium agricola encodes:
- a CDS encoding OmpA family protein — MKKLFVLCCVVCLQIVTAQNKFTVYFDTDKYELSEPQVDSLANWIKQNRSSKIISMHGFTDQVGTVIYNDTLSQKRVQNMYHLLKPYLQIRDDFELQSFGKNHDLEKDQAKNRRVDIFYLKEDELALENQILGIQRQPISPHATLAEKVNNAWVGDKIELPNIYFRIDTFAMLPQSKPIMDELANILLQNPNLVIEVQGHICCQPRDTRDLSTQRAKQIKRVLMRYGVKEHQVRFKGLGSTQPRFTIPEQSEAERAANRRVEIEIIKN, encoded by the coding sequence ATGAAAAAGCTATTTGTTTTATGTTGTGTAGTTTGTCTGCAAATAGTAACTGCGCAAAATAAGTTTACGGTTTATTTTGATACAGATAAGTACGAATTAAGCGAACCGCAGGTCGATTCGCTAGCTAATTGGATCAAGCAAAACCGCAGTTCCAAAATTATTTCCATGCACGGGTTTACCGATCAAGTCGGAACTGTTATATATAATGATACGTTATCGCAAAAGCGCGTGCAAAATATGTATCATTTACTCAAACCTTATCTTCAAATACGCGATGATTTTGAGTTGCAAAGCTTTGGTAAAAATCACGATTTAGAAAAAGACCAAGCAAAAAATCGCCGTGTTGATATTTTTTATTTAAAAGAAGATGAGCTTGCGCTCGAAAATCAAATTCTTGGCATTCAACGGCAACCTATTTCTCCCCATGCAACCTTGGCCGAAAAAGTTAATAATGCTTGGGTAGGAGATAAAATAGAACTGCCAAACATTTATTTCCGAATAGATACGTTTGCTATGTTGCCACAATCTAAACCTATAATGGATGAGTTGGCTAATATTTTGCTGCAAAATCCTAATTTAGTAATCGAGGTTCAAGGACATATATGTTGCCAGCCCAGAGATACGCGTGATTTGTCAACCCAACGCGCCAAACAAATTAAGCGCGTTTTAATGCGTTATGGTGTTAAGGAACATCAAGTGCGATTTAAAGGTTTGGGTAGTACGCAACCTCGATTTACAATTCCTGAACAATCCGAAGCCGAACGTGCAGCTAATCGCCGTGTGGAAATTGAAATTATTAAAAATTAA